In a single window of the Esox lucius isolate fEsoLuc1 chromosome 22, fEsoLuc1.pri, whole genome shotgun sequence genome:
- the pou4f1 gene encoding POU domain, class 4, transcription factor 1 produces the protein MMSMNSKQPHFAMHPSLPEHKYTTLHSSSEAIRRACLQAPQLQSNIFASLDETLLARAEALAAVDIAVSQGKTHPFKPDATYHTMNSVPCTSNSTVPLAHHHHHHHHHHHPNMEPPDLMDHLNSPSLTLLSSHDGSGGGGGAGGGGGLISTSSHPHPHSHMHGLSHLSHQAAMNMNSPLTHHALLPGHHGGGQGGPGLNNNGLPSINDSDTDPRELEAFAERFKQRRIKLGVTQADVGGALANLKIPGVGSLSQSTICRFESLTLSHNNMIALKPILQAWLEEAEGAQREKLNKPDIYSGGEKKRKRTSIAAPEKRSLEAYFAVQPRPSSEKIAAIAEKLDLKKNVVRVWFCNQRQKQKRLKFSAAH, from the exons ATGATGTCAATGAATAGCAAACAGCCACACTTCGCAATGCATCCGAGTTTACCTGAACACAAGTACACCACTCTGCATTCCAGCTCGGAAGCAATAAGGAGAGCATGTCTGCAAGCTCCACAG CTGCAGAGCAACATATTCGCCAGCCTCGATGAGACGCTCCTGGCCCGCGCCGAAGCTCTGGCTGCCGTGGACATTGCAGTATCCCAGGGCAAGACGCACCCGTTCAAGCCGGACGCCACCTACCACACCATGAACAGCGTGCCATGTACCTCCAACTCCACGGTGCCACTGgcccatcaccaccaccaccaccaccaccatcatcacccaAACATGGAACCCCCGGACCTCATGGATCACCTCAACTCTCCGTCTTTAACTCTCCTGTCCAGCCACGACGGGTCTGGGGGCGGTGGAGGAGCTGGTGGCGGCGGCGGGCTCATTTCGACCTCTTCCCACCCCCATCCGCACTCACACATGCACGGCTTGAGCCACCTCTCGCACCAGGCTGCCATGAACATGAATTCCCCGCTCACCCACCACGCTCTTTTACCTGGCCACCACGGAGGCGGCCAGGGCGGACCAGGACTCAATAACAACGGGCTTCCCTCTATCAATGACTCGGACACGGACCCCAGGGAACTTGAAGCGTTCGCTGAGCGCTTCAAGCAGAGGCGGATCAAGTTAGGGGTGACCCAGGCGGACGTAGGCGGTGCACTGGCTAACCTTAAGATACCCGGCGTGGGCTCGCTAAGTCAAAGCACCATTTGCCGGTTTGAATCGTTGACTCTGTCCCATAACAACATGATTGCGCTCAAGCCTATCCTTCAGGCGTGGCTCGAGGAGGCCGAGGGTGCGCAGAGAGAAAAACTTAACAAACCAGACATTTATAGTGGAGGGGAAAAGAAACGAAAGAGAACATCAATAGCGGCGCCTGAGAAGAGGTCTTTGGAGGCTTACTTCGCCGTACAACCTCGCCCATCGTCGGAGAAGATAGCCGCGATCGCTGAAAAGTTAGACCTAAAAAAGAACGTGGTGCGGGTTTGGTTTTGCAaccaaagacaaaaacaaaaacggtTGAAATTCTCCGCTGCCCACTGA
- the obi1 gene encoding ORC ubiquitin ligase 1 isoform X1 — MANNFQNVTLSLTLPISCQICLGKVRQPVICTNNHVFCSCCMDIWLKNAGQCPTCRVPITADKPCREIIGGTNENESNESHSVKKRLRKTRGELLLREYEDEIEGLLKENEDLRTRNQTLDPQLKTVLNTCTITASQRDERSTDPSILEQWSKKMRAATDRYNKIKLDVDKLKEANKMLRSQNIDLVQENMRLKAEVASRSPQKFGRCTVAALEAKIQQYQRDVDRLNKALERSDQYIEELEARGGVDGPLRQEPQGHANAGPECTSSGKEEAGTKVLRISALRRCLGDMENAPVCTSNLEGETKTLSAHHRYLLATELDASFRDHRVGLGVTVTDSVEMGGVGVIAPSTPSSAFRSLSLMSPAGSEDRKPGRKALAYLRRLSFEDCGSPSASVPAADPKRSSLSATFPCSIGEARTSSNDMGFWGAAWQSQEPSDLTCVTLPGQSGVQQLSSSLGPGEPVLTTGSHTADHAAEEMHPMSSEASMDAAYRDKISELDSMMLEGADILSRFGSADSHLSSSSGSPVSVTSLRSGDSPGLTLQPRLDVPLVPEVEGCPVLLDADSEGVVGVNEDIDSARRLTGTGSTALPVSQSQAAAVISGSVAGRDSSVSQGLLLPTGPDASSSASQWVLLSARPDASSSVSQGLLLPAGPDASSNVSQRLLLPAGPDSSSSVSQRLLLPTGPDSSSSVSQRLLLPTGPDSSSSVSQRLLLPAEPDASSQSDELSFDLLFDPFSEGKFRHGRRFGSCADEDDDVSVGCLAGGPVGGEGTSVASCQAAKRKSHSPFNNSSPSKQSKFM; from the exons atgGCAAACAACTTTCAAAACGTTACTCTTTCTCTAACGTTGCCCATATCGTGCCAGATATGCCTTGGAAAG GTCCGACAACCTGTCATCTGTACCAACAACCACGTGTTCTGCTCTTGCTGCATGGATATTTGGCTGAAGAACGCTGGCCAGTGCCCGACATGCCGAGTCCCCATCACTGCAGACAAACCGTGCAGAGAAATAATAG GAGGGACAAATGAAAATGAGTCGAACGAAAGTCATTCTGTGAAGAAACGACTCAGAAAGACCAGAGGAGAGCTTCTTTTGAGGGAGTACGAG GATGAAATAGAAGGCCTCCTCAAAGAGAACGAAGACCTCAGGACCAGGAACCAGACTCTGGATCCCCAGTTGAAGACGGTATTAAACACTTGTACCATAACAGCCAGTCAGCGAGACGAGCGAAGCACTGACCCCTCGATACTGGAACAATGGAGCAAAAAGATGAGGGCTGCCACTGATCGCTACAACAAAATCAAACTGGATGTGGACAAGCTGAAAGAG GCTAACAAGATGTTGCGTTCTCAGAACATTGATCTGGTCCAGGAGAACATGAGATTGAAAGCAGAGGTTGCCAGCAGATCCCCACAGAA ATTTGGGCGCTGCACGGTAGCAGCCCTGGAGGCCAAGATCCAACAGTATCAAAGGGACGTGGACCGTCTGAACAAAGCCCTAGAGCGCAGCGACCAGTACATAGAGGAACTGGAGGCCcggggaggggtggatggacCTCTGAGGCAGGAACCCCAGGGCCACGCCAATGCCGGTCCAGAGTGCACCTCCTCTGGGAAGGAGGAGGCCGGGACCAAGGTGCTGCGGATTAGTGCCTTGAGGAGGTGTCTGGGTGACATGGAGAATGCTCCCGTCTGTACCAGCAACCTAGAAGGAGAGACCAAAACACTGTCTGCTCACCACCGGTACCTCCTGGCCACGGAGCTCGATGCCTCCTTCCGGGATCACCGCGTTGGTTTAGGTGTGACGGTGACAGACTCAGTGGAAATGGGTGGTGTTGGTGTCATcgctccctccaccccctcctctgCTTTCCGCTCCCTCAGTCTGATGAGCCCTGCCGGATCTGAGGACAGGAAGCCTGGCAGGAAGGCTCTGGCCTATCTGAGGAGGCTCAGCTTTGAGGACTGTGGATCACCCAGCGCTAGCGTTCCTGCTGCAGATCCCAAACGCTCCAGCCTCTCAGCCACATTCCCCTGCAGCATAGGTGAGGCCAGAACATCCTCCAATGACATGGGGTTCTGGGGAGCGGCCTGGCAGAGCCAGGAGCCTTCTGATTTGACCTGTGTAACGTTACCCGGTCAGAGTGGGGTGCAGCAGCTCAGCTCTTCGCTGGGCCCCGGTGAACCCGTCCTGACCACAGGATCCCACACGGCTGACCATGCGGCTGAGGAGATGCACCCCATGTCCAGCGAAGCCTCCATGGATGCGGCTTATCGGGATAAGATCTCAGAACTGGACTCCATGATGCTGGAAGGTGCGGACATTCTCAGCCGCTTCGGCTCGGCGGActcccacctctcctcttcttcaggATCCCCGGTGTCTGTCACCTCCCTGAGGTCTGGTGACTCCCCGGGCTTGACTCTTCAACCCCGACTGGATGTGCCCCTGGTGCCTGAAGTGGAGGGCTGCCCTGTTCTCCTGGACGCGGACTCGGAGGGGGTGGTGGGTGTGAATGAGGATATAGACTCAGCACGCAGGTTGACAGGGACCGGTTCCACTGCTCTCCCGGTCTCTCAGAGCCAGGCAGCAGCGGTCATCTCTGGGTCCGTGGCTGGGAGAGACTCTAGTGTCTCCCAGGGGCTCCTCCTCCCCACGGGGCCAGACGCCTCTTCTAGTGCCTCCCAGTGGGTCCTCCTCTCTGCACGGCCAGATGCCTCCTCTAGTGTCTCCCAGGGGCTCCTCCTCCCCGCGGGGCCAGATGCCTCCTCTAATGTCTCCCAGAGGCTCCTCCTCCCCGCGGGGCCAGACTCCTCCTCTAGTGTCTCCCAGAGGCTCCTCCTCCCCACGGGGCCAGACTCCTCCTCTAGTGTCTCCCAGAGGCTCCTCCTCCCCACGGGGCCAGACTCCTCCTCTAGTGTCTCCCAGAGGCTCCTCCTCCCTGCAGAGCCAGACGCATCCTCTCAGAGCGATGAACTGTCCTTTGACCTTCTGTTTGACCCTTTTTCAGAGGGCAAGTTCAGACATGGAAGACGGTTTGGCAGTTGTGCCGATGAGGATGACGACGTTTCTGTCGGCTGCCTTGCGGGGGGGCCCGTAGGAGGGGAAGGGACGAGTGTGGCGAGTTGTCAGGCAGCGAAACGGAAGTCTCACAGTCCGTTTAACAACAGCAGTCCCTCCAAACAGTCCAAGTTCATGTAA
- the obi1 gene encoding uncharacterized protein obi1 isoform X2 encodes MANNFQNVTLSLTLPISCQICLGKVRQPVICTNNHVFCSCCMDIWLKNAGQCPTCRVPITADKPCREIIGGTNENESNESHSVKKRLRKTRGELLLREYEDEIEGLLKENEDLRTRNQTLDPQLKTVLNTCTITASQRDERSTDPSILEQWSKKMRAATDRYNKIKLDVDKLKEANKMLRSQNIDLVQENMRLKAEVASRSPQKFGRCTVAALEAKIQQYQRDVDRLNKALERSDQYIEELEARGGVDGPLRQEPQGHANAGPECTSSGKEEAGTKVLRISALRRCLGDMENAPVCTSNLEGETKTLSAHHRYLLATELDASFRDRKPGRKALAYLRRLSFEDCGSPSASVPAADPKRSSLSATFPCSIGEARTSSNDMGFWGAAWQSQEPSDLTCVTLPGQSGVQQLSSSLGPGEPVLTTGSHTADHAAEEMHPMSSEASMDAAYRDKISELDSMMLEGADILSRFGSADSHLSSSSGSPVSVTSLRSGDSPGLTLQPRLDVPLVPEVEGCPVLLDADSEGVVGVNEDIDSARRLTGTGSTALPVSQSQAAAVISGSVAGRDSSVSQGLLLPTGPDASSSASQWVLLSARPDASSSVSQGLLLPAGPDASSNVSQRLLLPAGPDSSSSVSQRLLLPTGPDSSSSVSQRLLLPTGPDSSSSVSQRLLLPAEPDASSQSDELSFDLLFDPFSEGKFRHGRRFGSCADEDDDVSVGCLAGGPVGGEGTSVASCQAAKRKSHSPFNNSSPSKQSKFM; translated from the exons atgGCAAACAACTTTCAAAACGTTACTCTTTCTCTAACGTTGCCCATATCGTGCCAGATATGCCTTGGAAAG GTCCGACAACCTGTCATCTGTACCAACAACCACGTGTTCTGCTCTTGCTGCATGGATATTTGGCTGAAGAACGCTGGCCAGTGCCCGACATGCCGAGTCCCCATCACTGCAGACAAACCGTGCAGAGAAATAATAG GAGGGACAAATGAAAATGAGTCGAACGAAAGTCATTCTGTGAAGAAACGACTCAGAAAGACCAGAGGAGAGCTTCTTTTGAGGGAGTACGAG GATGAAATAGAAGGCCTCCTCAAAGAGAACGAAGACCTCAGGACCAGGAACCAGACTCTGGATCCCCAGTTGAAGACGGTATTAAACACTTGTACCATAACAGCCAGTCAGCGAGACGAGCGAAGCACTGACCCCTCGATACTGGAACAATGGAGCAAAAAGATGAGGGCTGCCACTGATCGCTACAACAAAATCAAACTGGATGTGGACAAGCTGAAAGAG GCTAACAAGATGTTGCGTTCTCAGAACATTGATCTGGTCCAGGAGAACATGAGATTGAAAGCAGAGGTTGCCAGCAGATCCCCACAGAA ATTTGGGCGCTGCACGGTAGCAGCCCTGGAGGCCAAGATCCAACAGTATCAAAGGGACGTGGACCGTCTGAACAAAGCCCTAGAGCGCAGCGACCAGTACATAGAGGAACTGGAGGCCcggggaggggtggatggacCTCTGAGGCAGGAACCCCAGGGCCACGCCAATGCCGGTCCAGAGTGCACCTCCTCTGGGAAGGAGGAGGCCGGGACCAAGGTGCTGCGGATTAGTGCCTTGAGGAGGTGTCTGGGTGACATGGAGAATGCTCCCGTCTGTACCAGCAACCTAGAAGGAGAGACCAAAACACTGTCTGCTCACCACCGGTACCTCCTGGCCACGGAGCTCGATGCCTCCTTCCGG GACAGGAAGCCTGGCAGGAAGGCTCTGGCCTATCTGAGGAGGCTCAGCTTTGAGGACTGTGGATCACCCAGCGCTAGCGTTCCTGCTGCAGATCCCAAACGCTCCAGCCTCTCAGCCACATTCCCCTGCAGCATAGGTGAGGCCAGAACATCCTCCAATGACATGGGGTTCTGGGGAGCGGCCTGGCAGAGCCAGGAGCCTTCTGATTTGACCTGTGTAACGTTACCCGGTCAGAGTGGGGTGCAGCAGCTCAGCTCTTCGCTGGGCCCCGGTGAACCCGTCCTGACCACAGGATCCCACACGGCTGACCATGCGGCTGAGGAGATGCACCCCATGTCCAGCGAAGCCTCCATGGATGCGGCTTATCGGGATAAGATCTCAGAACTGGACTCCATGATGCTGGAAGGTGCGGACATTCTCAGCCGCTTCGGCTCGGCGGActcccacctctcctcttcttcaggATCCCCGGTGTCTGTCACCTCCCTGAGGTCTGGTGACTCCCCGGGCTTGACTCTTCAACCCCGACTGGATGTGCCCCTGGTGCCTGAAGTGGAGGGCTGCCCTGTTCTCCTGGACGCGGACTCGGAGGGGGTGGTGGGTGTGAATGAGGATATAGACTCAGCACGCAGGTTGACAGGGACCGGTTCCACTGCTCTCCCGGTCTCTCAGAGCCAGGCAGCAGCGGTCATCTCTGGGTCCGTGGCTGGGAGAGACTCTAGTGTCTCCCAGGGGCTCCTCCTCCCCACGGGGCCAGACGCCTCTTCTAGTGCCTCCCAGTGGGTCCTCCTCTCTGCACGGCCAGATGCCTCCTCTAGTGTCTCCCAGGGGCTCCTCCTCCCCGCGGGGCCAGATGCCTCCTCTAATGTCTCCCAGAGGCTCCTCCTCCCCGCGGGGCCAGACTCCTCCTCTAGTGTCTCCCAGAGGCTCCTCCTCCCCACGGGGCCAGACTCCTCCTCTAGTGTCTCCCAGAGGCTCCTCCTCCCCACGGGGCCAGACTCCTCCTCTAGTGTCTCCCAGAGGCTCCTCCTCCCTGCAGAGCCAGACGCATCCTCTCAGAGCGATGAACTGTCCTTTGACCTTCTGTTTGACCCTTTTTCAGAGGGCAAGTTCAGACATGGAAGACGGTTTGGCAGTTGTGCCGATGAGGATGACGACGTTTCTGTCGGCTGCCTTGCGGGGGGGCCCGTAGGAGGGGAAGGGACGAGTGTGGCGAGTTGTCAGGCAGCGAAACGGAAGTCTCACAGTCCGTTTAACAACAGCAGTCCCTCCAAACAGTCCAAGTTCATGTAA